CCCTCGTCGTCAACAACACCGGGAACGCGACCCTCGATCCGGTGGTGGTGACGGACACGTTGCCGTTCGGCCTCGACGATCCTGTAGCGAGCGATGGCGGCACTGCCTCCGGGAACGTCGTCGTCTGGAACCTGGGACGGATGGATCGCGGGGATTCGAGGACCCCCTGGCTGACTGCCCACATCAACGGCTCCGCCTACGGCAACCTGACGAACGTGGCCTTCGTTGAGGGTAAGCCCGAGAACGGGGACAACGTCACCGCCGAGGACTCGGCGAACGTGACCGCCGTCCGCGCCGGCATATCCGTACACAAAGTCGTCGACATACCCGTGGGGGAGGTCTGCACCAACGTGACCTTCACCATATTCGTCAACAATACCGGTAACGTCCGCCTCGATCCGGTCGTGGTGGCCGACACTTTGCCTTTGGGCCTCGAATACGTCAGCTCAGCTCCACCGGGAGCCAGGTCAGGAAACACCATCATCTGGAACCTGGGCTCGATGGACCCCGGAGAGATGAGGATCGTCAATCTTGTAGCCCACATCAACGGCTCCGCCTTCGGTGAGCTGCAGAACTTCGTCAAGGTCGAAGGCAAGCCCGAACGCGGCGACAACGTCACCGACAACGACACCGAGAATGTCACCGCCCTGGGGGCGGAGATCGCCGTCGATAAGAGCGTCGACATCCCCGTCGGGTCCAGGAGCACCCGGGTCAACTTCACCATCCTCGTCAACAACACCGGGAACGTGGCGCTGGACCCGGTCTTGGTGGAAGACACCCTGCCTTTCGGCCTCGATGACCCGGTCCCGAGCTCCGGTGGTATCATATCGGGGAACGTCGTCACCTGGAACCTCGGCCGGCTGAACGTCGGCGAGAATAGGACCCTATGGCTATCGGCCCACATCAACGGCTCTGCCTACGGCGATCTCACGAACGCCGTCCGGGTCGAAGGGGATTCCGAGTTCGGCGAGAACGCCACCGCCGAGGACTCCGAGAATGTGACGGCCGTCGACGCCTCGATCAGCATCGATAAGATGGCGAACGTCACCTCAGGCTCGACGAGCACCCGGGTCAACTTCACCCTCGTCGTCAACAACACCGGAAACGCCACGTTGGACCCCGTAGTGGTGACGGATACCCTGCCATTCGGCCTCGACGAGCCGGAGACGAGTTCCGGAGGATCGATCACGGGCGGGGTTGCGACCTGGGGATTGGGGAGGATGGATCCCGGGGATTCGAGGACCCTCTGGCTGACGGCTCACATCAACGGCTCTGCCTTCGGAACCCTCACAAACTTCGTGGAGGTGGTGGGGAAGCCCGAGGAGGGTGACAACGTCACCGACGAAGCCTCGGCGAACGTGACCGCCCTGAAGGCGGATATCGAGGTGGAGAAGACCGTGGACAGTCCCGTCGCAAAGAACGGCTCGGTTGCGACCTTTACCATAATAGTGACCAACACCGGGAACGCCACCCTGGACCCGGTCATCGTCACCGACACCCTCCCGTTCTGCTTCGAATATGTCAGCTCGACGGAGAACGGCACCGCGGCAGGAGGCGTCGTCACCTGGAACCTCGGACGGCTCAACTCCAGCGATTCGAGGACGATCTTGCTGGAGGCGAGGGTGAACTGCTCTGAGGCCGGGGTTCTGGAAAACCTGGTGGAGGTGGAGGGGAAGCCCGAGCAGGGGGATAACGTCACCGACAGGGATACCGCGGAGCTGACGATCGGGAGAAATCTCACCATCACGAAGGTGGCCGATAAATGCGAGGTCCAGGAGTGTGACGAGGTCACCTACACCATCACCGTCTGCAACCACGGCGGCCTCCCCGAGGAGAACGTCACCGTCTGGGACGTCTTCTACGGAGATGTGGAGATCCTCTCGATCACCCCCGCCCCCGATCCCGACCGAAAATGGCACTTCGGCACTTTGCAGCCTGGCGAATGCGTCGTGATCAAGATCAAGATCAAAGTCCCCGAGCGGCAGGACTTCGAGTTCGGTATGGAGCAGGGCGTCAGCGGCGAGGGTTTCGTCAAGGTGGCGAACGACTACAGCACGAGCTTCCAGGCCTACTTCATCAAGAACTGCGCCTTCGTCACCAGCGACTTCTATACGAAGCCCCTCTCGGCCTGCGCCACGATAAGGGTCGGCGAGGACCTGGGAACGCGCCTCTCGACTAGAGAGTACGGCTCCGGCCTCTTCGACGCCGAGGAGCGGGTTGCGGTCTTCACGAAGAACAAGTCGATCGAGTGGGAGGAGGACGTCTCGGCGACCTACAAGCCTACGAACCTGACATTATATAACAACCGGACCATCGCTTACGACTCGGCCTGGGTTAAGAAGGCGAGGGCTAAGAACTACGTCACCGGGACGACGATGACGGAGACGTACCACGACGCGACCTGGCTGGACCGGGAGTCGAGGATGTTCCTCGACAAGAACGAGTCGGTGATGGAGGTCGACAGTTCCTTCGACGGCCGGGGCCACGTGGGCTTCCTCAAGATGCCGACGAACAGGTCGTCGCCCCAGACGACGCCGCTGATCGAGGTCCGGGAGGACTACGTCGGGAGCTTCAAGGTCGTCCAGAAGATCGACGAGTACGGCAAGGGCGTCTCCTACGAGAAGGCGGCCTCCGGCGGCGGCCTGGTGGTGGGCGACCGGCGTATCGGAGGGAGCCAGAGGAGCTACGAGTCGGGGTCGGGCGCCTACGACTCCGAGGAGGTCATCGAGACCTATACGAACTACATAGCAAAAGACATCAGCCTCGTTTACGCCCCGACGACGACGAGGCTGACCGACGACGTCTGGATCAACAGCTCGATGAAGTGGAAGGAGGGTCTCTATTCGAGGGTCCCGGCCAGAAGCTACATCGGCGAGGAGTACACCGGGGTCACCGAGCTGGATAAGGAGACGGTGGCGAGGGGCTTGAACGAGATGGAGACCTCTGCCGACTTCTCGGGGCAGGCCCGGTACAGGGCGGTGTTCGCCGATCCGAACGATACGAAGAGGCCTTTCGTCGAGTTCGATGAGGTTTACGCCGGCGACTACTCGATCGAGCGGCGGGTCCTCCTAACGGGTACGTCCAAGTACGACCGGCCCCACCTGAACGTGACCAAGACCCTGGACGGGATCGTCGAAGAGAAGGACAAGTGCGACGGCGACAACTGCAGCAAGACGAAGTACATAGCGACCTACACCATCCGGATCGAGAACGACGGGAACGCCGCCCTGGGACCGATATACGTCAAGGACCTCTTCCCGCCGGGGGCGGTCTTCGTCGAGTCGTCGCTGAGGCCTTCGGATATTACGGATAGTTACGCCAACTGGACCCCGACCCACATCGCCATCGGCGGAGTGGTCGAGATCGTCGTCAAGCTGGACGTCACCAAGTACTATCCGTCGGAGCTGGTGAACAGGGTCGAGGTCTGCGGCGGCTACAACGGCGAGGTGGTCTGTTTCGGCAACACCAGCGCCCTGGAGGTGAACTGGCTCACATGTTGTTTGAACGAGACGGTCTCGGTGGTGAAGAGCTGCGAGGTCGACGGTGCTGACGGGATGGTGGTCCTGTACCGGATCGATATCGAGAACCGTGCCGACGTCACCCGGGTGGCGAGGGTCACAGACCATCTGCCCGAGGGGATGACGTTCCTCGACTCTTCGACACCGGTCGCCTCTTACGATGGGGTCGAGGTCGTCTGGAACCTGATCGATATCGGGCCGTTCGAGACGAGGACGATCGAGCTCTCGGCCCGGGCTTCGGCCCCCGGCAGGTACACCAACGTCGTCATCGTTGACCCAAGGTCCGTCGATGGGCCCGTCGTCCAGCCGGTGACCGCCTCTTGCGTCGTCGAGGTCGGATCCCTCGAGGAGTGCGGACCCACCTCCTGCGAGATCTGGAGCCCGCCGAACTGGGACCTCCAGCACATCGGATACGAGCCGGCCGAGGTCGCCTCCGAGGGTCTGGCCTGCGCCGGCTCCGATGGGAGGGGGTCGTGCCCTGCGCCGTGAGAGGGCGCGGGGCCATAACCATCATTTATCCTCATCGTGGGGTTCGGCTCAGCGAAGAGGGGATCTCAGAAGAGATGGGGACGACTGGCGCTCGGATGGTGCGCCAGCGTCTTTGTCATGCTGCGGATACCTTCAGACCGGCTCGGGCTTGTCGAGGAGCCCCGTCTTCGCCAGGATCGCCCCCGACCGGGCGTGGGGCCTCCGAGATACCGAGTCCGTCGACTTCTCCAGCTCCCTAGCCTCGTCGGCGAGCCTCGCCGCAGCCCGCATCACCTCGTGGCCTGCGGCGGCGGTGAGGGCGATCCTATCCAGCTCCTTCAGCCTGAAGCAGGCCGCCGCGTCGATCCCCGCCACCGTCTGGGCCATGTGGAGCGCGCCGATCGCCTTGGCTCGGGCGTAGGGGTTTCTGAAGGCCATCCTGTCGGTGCAGCCCTCAGGGCTGGATAGGATGGTGGGGAGCCTCGGGGCCCCCGAAATGATGCTGGCCATCGCCCCGTCCAGCTCCTCCTGAACGAGCCTGACGGACCCGCAGATGCTCAGGACCTTGAGGGCATCGGAGTTGAAGAGGGCCATCTCCGCGGGGTCGAGGAACTCCCGCTTCGCCCCGATGAGGGGGTCGAAGGGGAGGATGATGTAGCCGAACCCCTCCGCCTCCAGGGCCTCCCGGGCCTCCTTCTTGGAGGGGCCGTCGGAGATGACGATCGTCGGCACGTCCCTGTACAAGGCCCGGGCCGCCGTGGGGCCGGGGGTGGCGGCGTTGGGGCCGACGATCACCACCAGCTGGGGACCCCACCCCTTCAGCTCCGCCGACATCTCCGCCTCCTTCACCGTCATCTTGGCTCCGAAGGATAGGGATCTCACCTCTACGTCGGTCCGCTCGGCGATCTCGTCCAGGGCCAGGTCTGCGACCAGGGAGGATGCGACGTTGCCGAGCTTGATGAATCCGATCTTGAACATGGCAACA
The sequence above is drawn from the Methanothrix harundinacea 6Ac genome and encodes:
- a CDS encoding F420-dependent methylenetetrahydromethanopterin dehydrogenase — protein: MFKIGFIKLGNVASSLVADLALDEIAERTDVEVRSLSFGAKMTVKEAEMSAELKGWGPQLVVIVGPNAATPGPTAARALYRDVPTIVISDGPSKKEAREALEAEGFGYIILPFDPLIGAKREFLDPAEMALFNSDALKVLSICGSVRLVQEELDGAMASIISGAPRLPTILSSPEGCTDRMAFRNPYARAKAIGALHMAQTVAGIDAAACFRLKELDRIALTAAAGHEVMRAAARLADEARELEKSTDSVSRRPHARSGAILAKTGLLDKPEPV